One genomic segment of Vibrio quintilis includes these proteins:
- the murA gene encoding UDP-N-acetylglucosamine 1-carboxyvinyltransferase, with translation MDKFRVTGSDTPLQGEVMISGAKNAALPILFASILAEEPVEVANVPHLRDIDTTMSLLECLGATVERNGSVHVDPGQINQYCAPYELVKTMRASIWALGPLVARFGHGQVSLPGGCAIGARPVDLHIHGLEQLGAQIKLEDGYVKASVDGRLKGAHIVMGKVSVGATITVMCAATLAEGTTVLDNAAREPEIIDTAMFLNTLGAKISGAGTDTITIEGVERLGGGRHRVVSDRIETGTFLVAAAVSGGKIICRNTSAHLLESVLAKLEEAGAAIETGDDWISLDMTGRSLRAVSVRTAPYPGFPTDMQAQFTLLNMIAKGSGVITETIFENRFMHVPELMRMGARAEIEGNTVICGDVDVLSGAQVMATDLRASASLVIAGCIAKGETIVDRIYHIDRGYERIEDKLSALGAKIERVAG, from the coding sequence ATGGATAAATTCAGAGTCACCGGATCTGACACCCCGCTTCAGGGGGAGGTCATGATATCCGGTGCAAAAAATGCAGCTTTACCGATATTATTTGCTTCAATCCTGGCGGAAGAACCTGTTGAAGTCGCGAATGTGCCTCACTTACGTGACATTGATACGACGATGTCTTTACTGGAGTGTCTGGGTGCAACAGTGGAACGCAATGGCTCAGTTCATGTCGATCCTGGTCAGATTAATCAATACTGTGCACCCTATGAGCTGGTTAAAACGATGCGGGCTTCTATCTGGGCGCTTGGGCCGCTTGTTGCCCGTTTTGGTCATGGGCAGGTTTCTCTGCCTGGTGGATGTGCGATCGGTGCCCGTCCGGTTGATCTGCATATTCATGGTCTGGAACAACTGGGTGCTCAAATCAAACTTGAAGATGGTTATGTCAAAGCTTCTGTCGATGGCCGTTTAAAAGGCGCCCATATCGTTATGGGCAAAGTCAGCGTAGGTGCAACGATCACTGTGATGTGTGCTGCGACGCTGGCTGAAGGAACGACTGTTCTTGATAACGCCGCCCGTGAGCCGGAAATCATTGATACCGCCATGTTCCTTAATACATTGGGCGCTAAAATTTCGGGTGCTGGTACAGACACGATTACGATTGAAGGTGTAGAACGATTAGGGGGCGGTCGTCACCGTGTGGTTTCTGATCGGATTGAAACCGGAACCTTCCTTGTTGCTGCTGCTGTTTCAGGCGGGAAAATTATCTGCCGGAATACAAGTGCACATTTGCTGGAATCCGTTCTGGCTAAACTGGAGGAAGCCGGAGCAGCCATTGAAACCGGAGATGACTGGATTTCTCTCGATATGACCGGTCGTTCTTTACGGGCTGTCTCGGTCAGGACGGCGCCGTATCCGGGGTTTCCGACTGATATGCAGGCACAGTTTACGTTGTTGAATATGATAGCGAAAGGCAGTGGTGTGATTACCGAGACTATATTTGAAAACCGCTTCATGCATGTACCTGAATTAATGCGAATGGGTGCAAGAGCTGAGATTGAAGGGAATACGGTTATCTGTGGAGATGTTGATGTGCTGAGTGGTGCTCAGGTCATGGCAACGGATCTGAGAGCTTCAGCGAGTCTGGTGATTGCCGGCTGCATCGCAAAAGGTGAAACTATCGTTGATCGTATTTACCATATTGATCGGGGCTATGAACGTATTGAAGATAAATTATCAGCTCTTGGTGCTAAGATTGAGCGCGTCGCCGGGTAA
- the ibaG gene encoding BolA family iron metabolism protein IbaG, translated as MDSAEVEQILSEALQLHEIHVKGEGSQFEVIAIDACFENMNRVKKQQFIYAPLMSYIQNNDIHAISIKAYTPAEWERDRKLMSL; from the coding sequence GTGGATAGTGCAGAAGTAGAACAGATATTATCTGAAGCACTCCAGCTTCACGAGATTCATGTTAAGGGTGAAGGGAGTCAGTTTGAAGTCATTGCAATTGATGCGTGTTTTGAAAATATGAACCGGGTTAAGAAACAACAGTTCATCTATGCACCGTTAATGTCATATATCCAAAATAATGATATTCATGCAATCTCAATTAAAGCTTATACCCCGGCTGAATGGGAGCGTGACAGAAAACTCATGTCTCTTTAA
- a CDS encoding STAS domain-containing protein translates to MIPSQWHQENSAKICLRGVLDRDQVPELWSYAESWVPEENQIELSLKDVGRVDSAGMVFLIHLIEHAKKQNCHIMLRFVPEQLVTLLQLSRVDSLLMNHIKN, encoded by the coding sequence ATGATTCCATCTCAATGGCACCAGGAAAATTCAGCGAAAATCTGCCTTCGGGGCGTGTTAGATCGTGATCAGGTTCCTGAACTATGGTCATATGCTGAATCCTGGGTACCTGAAGAAAATCAGATAGAACTTTCGCTGAAAGACGTCGGACGTGTTGATTCTGCCGGCATGGTTTTTCTCATCCACTTAATAGAGCATGCAAAAAAACAAAACTGTCATATAATGCTACGCTTTGTACCTGAGCAACTCGTTACTTTGCTTCAGTTAAGTCGGGTTGATTCGCTTTTAATGAACCATATAAAAAATTAA
- a CDS encoding MlaC/ttg2D family ABC transporter substrate-binding protein, translating into MWSRYILPLLILFISSAGFAQNQPALDMTHPYQMIKDVSNQTFARLKAEQTQIHQDPNHLKVIVEKELMPYVNTKYAALKLLGSNLKGAKKSDVMTFIDAFHGYLVTSYAQVLTQYQDQKIQFGPAPKIGAKDKITRVYLDIIDTPNPNIKLEFKLRKFKSGNWQAYDLIAEGISLLSSKRSEWSGKIRSEGILSVANELKELAGQPIKFEKKS; encoded by the coding sequence ATGTGGAGTCGATATATTTTACCGTTGTTGATATTGTTTATTTCATCGGCAGGTTTTGCTCAAAATCAGCCTGCATTGGATATGACGCATCCTTATCAGATGATCAAAGATGTTTCCAATCAAACCTTTGCCCGTCTGAAAGCTGAACAGACGCAAATTCATCAGGATCCGAATCATTTAAAAGTGATTGTAGAAAAAGAACTGATGCCTTACGTCAATACAAAGTATGCAGCACTGAAACTTTTAGGCTCGAATCTGAAGGGGGCTAAAAAGAGTGATGTCATGACATTTATTGATGCATTTCACGGATACCTGGTGACCAGTTATGCTCAGGTTTTAACCCAGTATCAGGATCAGAAGATTCAGTTTGGTCCTGCGCCAAAAATTGGCGCGAAAGACAAAATTACCCGGGTTTATCTGGACATCATTGATACACCAAATCCAAATATCAAACTAGAATTTAAATTAAGAAAATTTAAATCAGGAAACTGGCAGGCGTATGATCTGATAGCAGAAGGTATCAGTTTATTATCGAGTAAGCGCTCAGAGTGGAGCGGGAAAATTCGCAGTGAAGGAATTCTTTCTGTTGCTAATGAGCTGAAAGAGCTTGCCGGGCAACCGATCAAGTTTGAGAAAAAGTCATGA
- the mlaD gene encoding outer membrane lipid asymmetry maintenance protein MlaD, whose amino-acid sequence MQQTRKIEFWVGSFVLAGICAILVMIFQVADVKGFGTKDTYQLTAEFDNVGNLKVRSPVKVGGVVVGHVTHIGLDKDTLRPLVSLVIETQYNQFPDNSSVQILTAGLIGEQYIGLVPGFIWGDETDMLSDGDRIEDTKSALVLENLIGQFLYRLGGKDDEKDTSGEKDKE is encoded by the coding sequence ATGCAACAAACACGTAAAATAGAATTTTGGGTTGGTAGTTTTGTTTTAGCCGGAATTTGCGCAATTTTGGTCATGATTTTTCAGGTTGCTGATGTAAAAGGCTTCGGAACCAAGGATACTTACCAGCTCACGGCTGAGTTTGATAATGTCGGCAATTTAAAAGTGCGTTCTCCGGTCAAAGTCGGAGGCGTTGTTGTCGGGCATGTGACCCACATTGGTCTGGATAAAGACACGCTAAGACCTTTGGTCAGCCTGGTGATAGAAACGCAGTATAACCAGTTCCCGGATAACTCGAGTGTACAGATTTTAACTGCCGGGTTGATTGGAGAGCAATATATCGGTCTGGTTCCCGGGTTTATTTGGGGAGATGAAACAGACATGTTGTCAGACGGAGATCGGATTGAAGATACAAAGTCAGCGTTAGTTCTTGAAAATTTAATTGGTCAGTTTCTTTATCGTCTTGGCGGTAAGGATGATGAAAAAGATACATCTGGTGAGAAAGATAAGGAGTAA
- the mlaE gene encoding lipid asymmetry maintenance ABC transporter permease subunit MlaE, producing MLANIIQYISQIGQRTLNTCEVFGRASLVLVGALVSRPQPVKNFPLLIKQLHSIGVLSMAIIIVSGLFIGMVLSLQGYVILVGYGAEGSLGQLVALSLLRELGPVVTALLFAGRAGSALTAEIGLMKATEQLSSLEMMAVDPLKRVVAPRFWAGVISMPLLAMIFMAVGIWGGQLVGVDWKGIDYGSFWSAMQSSVELGQDIGNSAIKCIIFAFTVMWIALFNGYDAVPTSEGISRATTKTVVNSSLAVLGLDFVLTALMFGN from the coding sequence ATGTTGGCTAATATTATTCAGTACATTTCTCAGATTGGTCAGCGGACTCTCAATACATGCGAGGTATTTGGACGGGCGTCTCTGGTCCTTGTCGGTGCGTTAGTCAGCCGTCCGCAGCCGGTTAAAAATTTCCCGCTGCTGATTAAGCAATTACACAGCATCGGTGTGCTGTCGATGGCTATTATTATCGTATCCGGCCTGTTCATAGGCATGGTATTGAGCTTACAGGGATATGTGATTTTAGTTGGCTACGGTGCTGAAGGCAGCCTGGGACAGTTAGTCGCACTTTCCTTATTAAGGGAATTAGGCCCGGTTGTGACTGCGCTGTTATTTGCCGGGCGGGCGGGGTCAGCGCTGACGGCAGAAATCGGCCTGATGAAAGCGACGGAGCAATTGTCCAGTTTAGAAATGATGGCTGTGGATCCGTTGAAACGGGTCGTCGCACCCCGGTTTTGGGCGGGTGTTATTTCGATGCCCTTACTGGCAATGATTTTTATGGCTGTCGGCATTTGGGGCGGACAGCTGGTTGGTGTCGACTGGAAAGGGATCGATTACGGTAGTTTTTGGTCGGCAATGCAATCTTCTGTTGAGCTGGGACAGGACATTGGTAATAGTGCGATTAAGTGCATTATCTTTGCTTTTACAGTGATGTGGATTGCTTTATTCAATGGTTATGATGCAGTGCCAACATCAGAAGGGATCAGCCGTGCGACGACAAAAACGGTGGTCAATTCGTCTCTGGCTGTATTAGGACTTGATTTTGTTTTAACTGCATTGATGTTCGGGAATTAA
- the mlaF gene encoding phospholipid ABC transporter ATP-binding protein MlaF: protein MSESDLITINHLTFSRNGRKIFDDVTLRVPKGKVTAIMGPSGIGKTTLLRLIGGQLQPESGEIWFDGVDIPALNRKTLYQARKRMSMLFQSGALFTDLNVFDNVAFPLREHTQLNESLIRSLVLLKLEAVGLRGAAELMPSELSGGMARRAALARAIALDPELIMYDEPFVGQDPMTMGVLVELISNLNQALGLTSVVVSHDVPEVMSIADWVYLLADGKVIAEGTTESLRQNSDPRVQQFLLGKADGPVPFRYPARSLEEDLFNVG from the coding sequence ATGTCTGAATCAGATTTAATAACGATTAACCACCTGACTTTTTCCCGTAACGGCAGAAAGATATTTGATGATGTGACTTTGCGGGTTCCGAAAGGGAAGGTGACGGCAATCATGGGGCCTTCCGGTATCGGGAAAACCACATTGCTCCGGCTGATTGGCGGTCAGCTGCAACCTGAATCCGGGGAAATCTGGTTTGATGGTGTGGATATACCTGCGTTAAACCGTAAAACACTCTATCAGGCCCGAAAACGAATGAGTATGTTGTTTCAGTCTGGTGCTTTGTTTACAGATTTAAATGTTTTTGACAATGTTGCCTTCCCGTTGAGAGAACATACACAACTGAACGAAAGTTTGATTCGTTCCCTGGTGTTGCTGAAGCTGGAAGCCGTTGGATTACGGGGGGCTGCAGAATTGATGCCCAGTGAACTCTCCGGAGGTATGGCCCGCAGAGCTGCACTGGCAAGAGCGATTGCTTTAGATCCGGAATTGATCATGTATGATGAGCCGTTTGTTGGCCAGGATCCGATGACGATGGGGGTTTTGGTTGAATTGATTAGTAATCTCAATCAGGCACTGGGCTTAACATCGGTTGTGGTTTCACATGATGTGCCGGAAGTGATGAGTATTGCTGACTGGGTTTATCTTTTAGCCGATGGAAAAGTGATTGCGGAAGGAACCACAGAGTCATTGAGGCAGAATTCAGATCCAAGAGTGCAACAATTTTTACTGGGTAAAGCGGACGGGCCCGTCCCTTTCCGTTATCCGGCCAGATCTCTTGAAGAGGATTTATTTAATGTTGGCTAA
- a CDS encoding calcium/sodium antiporter produces the protein MLTAVGLLIVGLILLVWSADRLVFGAAALARNIGISPLVIGMTILAMGSSAPEMMVSATAALADKTDTAVGNVLGSNIANIALILGVTALIKPLSISSGLLRRELPLMIGVTLVAGFILWDGNLGFGEGVLLFVLFFLFIITMLNISRKEKKKGDALVSEQESEVPEGVDTKKAVFWLIIGLLLLPVSADMLVNNAVFIAKFFGMSDLVIGLTIIAIGTSLPELAASLAGVLKGEDDMAVGNIIGSNVFNILAVMGIPGIINPSVLSEYAMGRDFWVMLILSLLLVVMSLGKSKSINRIEGLVLFLIFVAYQTYLFMNMTA, from the coding sequence ATGCTTACCGCCGTTGGTTTATTAATTGTCGGGCTTATTTTATTAGTCTGGAGTGCTGACAGGCTTGTTTTTGGCGCTGCTGCGCTTGCCAGAAATATAGGCATCTCTCCTCTGGTTATCGGAATGACGATCTTAGCCATGGGCTCCTCAGCACCTGAAATGATGGTGTCAGCAACTGCAGCTCTTGCTGACAAAACCGATACGGCTGTCGGTAATGTTTTAGGTTCAAATATTGCGAATATTGCCCTGATTTTGGGAGTAACCGCACTGATTAAACCGCTTTCTATCAGTTCCGGCTTACTCCGGAGAGAACTTCCTCTCATGATTGGAGTCACACTGGTAGCCGGATTTATTTTATGGGACGGCAATTTAGGATTCGGCGAAGGCGTACTCCTGTTTGTGTTATTTTTTCTTTTTATTATCACCATGCTGAACATCAGCAGAAAAGAAAAGAAAAAAGGAGATGCATTAGTCTCTGAACAAGAATCAGAAGTTCCGGAAGGGGTTGATACAAAGAAAGCCGTTTTCTGGCTGATTATCGGATTGCTCCTGTTGCCTGTTTCAGCAGATATGTTAGTCAATAATGCCGTTTTTATTGCAAAGTTCTTCGGAATGAGTGATTTGGTCATCGGGCTGACCATCATTGCCATCGGAACCAGCTTACCTGAACTGGCGGCCTCACTGGCGGGAGTTCTCAAAGGTGAAGACGATATGGCCGTCGGAAACATTATCGGCTCAAACGTCTTTAATATCCTGGCAGTCATGGGCATTCCCGGCATTATCAATCCATCTGTACTGAGTGAGTATGCAATGGGCCGTGACTTTTGGGTCATGTTAATTCTGTCCTTACTGTTGGTGGTGATGTCTCTGGGTAAATCCAAAAGTATTAACCGGATTGAAGGACTGGTGTTATTCCTTATTTTTGTTGCCTATCAGACTTATCTGTTTATGAATATGACCGCCTGA